From a single Pararge aegeria chromosome 16, ilParAegt1.1, whole genome shotgun sequence genomic region:
- the LOC120630572 gene encoding uncharacterized protein LOC120630572 — protein MSDARSKDLIKLRGIIKGKLTIFQNFLNSLNTCERINETQFNELECRLNKLDSVQVEYDKLQTEMELLSDDPEQLLLEREEFDTRYYSLVASARTLLAKCSRQQRRTLSMSESSEGSERANRGALHDFVRLPKISLPIFDGDFQHWLTFRDTFISLIHDNNTIGDINKFHYLKAALKGSALIMIQNLEFTSKNYKIAWQLLSNRYDNERLLINNHINAILDFTPIQKESCHFLRKLIDTIRRNLCALNTLGQPTDHWDTLIIHLMTKKLDSITFREWEEHRNTISTSPTLKQFVDFLTNRADLLETIHQDIKQRQSLTQTYLNTQSTERNQNTQNIETKSKNTFYSNKTKNIDDKIIACPMCKQNHFLFSCPDFRNLDVDTRILKMQNFTVCKNCLRPGHKANFCKLTHCKYCVNKHNTLLHKDTEQHSTVALSSNINTINKPYILLSTALVNVVGADGNLHPARALLDNGATAHYVTRQLCERLGLERRNVSSTVTGINNQVSHSAESCNLSIESSCGDYKLNIECYVLPQITNSLPSCNIDIQCIKLPPNIQLADPSFHISSPIDILMGADVFWDVICSNLIDLGKQRPKLQQTKLGWLVSGTFNKYRNTNTSPTTCLFSQNNEALLTRFWELESINPKYSLSLEEQACEKSFAENTWRDNDGRFIVTIPLKESPDVLGDSFQSAKNRFLALERRFQRNPILKKRYLDFMTEYENLGHMSDTSKTLEPSNKPQNRSYYLFHHGIVRESSTTTKLRVVFNGSSPSSNNGKTFNSIQMVGPVVQDDLISILLRFRQHKYVVSGDIEKMYRAILVEPSQRSLQQILFRFNPSEKIRTFTLNTVTYGTASAPYLATKCLVSLAEQCFDPDAKTAITRDFYVDDFLSGGDSIQSVIQLCKNVTNTLQSAQFRLRKWQSNNTEILNSLPSENLLEHIKIDKTLNLDNSPSKTLGLHWDCNTDNLLFTIINLDSNSKKMTKRKILSLISKIFDPLGLLGPCIVQAKILMQKLWVKKYSWDEEVSKETQKSFLNFTSSLTSLKSLRIPRWVCTNNMLLLELHTFSDASERAYGACVYVRVVDTNSKVQVRLLTSKNKVAPLKPTTIPRLELCGSLLATRLHAKVISSLSIKINNSYFWTDSTIVLAWLKIQSNQLKMFVRTRVGEIQDSTAGHRWCYVPSKENPADLVSRGVIADSINSRTLWWSGPDFLKSKNIEFPIIPNTHSDTHSEIILHTTTQNDSTNLPTNILHNFINSKSNYTYLIRSFAYIQRFIYNCRNPKNKHIKSLSTTELQNSENYLLQFVQQIMFADEYILLKANRPLPKNSRLNSLSPFMDSNKLIRVGGRLKNSCYTFDVKHPILLCSKHNLTQIIFQKEHIRLMHAGPQLLLSHVRQKYWPLGGRNLARRVVHGCVRCFRFKAKPFQPVMGDLPKDRTKLEFPFLHTGVDYAGPVLIANRKGRGAKLTKAYICIFVCFAVKALHLELVTDLTKEAFLAAFLRFISRHGKPISVTSDNSTTFIGATTLQVAVFFKFSPARLYGSREGEEPTTTSVAAGQSRQAASRQGWCQPGCRHQDQEGHHSEGLQ, from the exons ATGTCTGATGCACGGAGCAAAGACCTGATCAAACTTAGAGGGATCATTAAAGGAAagttaacaatttttcaaaattttttaaatagcttaaatacATGTGAGAGAATAAATGAAACTCAATTTAACGAGCTGGAATGTCGTCTAAATAAACTAGATAGCGTACAAGTTGAGTATGATAAACTTCAGACGGAGATGGAGTTGTTGTCTGACGATCCTGAGCAGTTGCTACTCGAACGAGAAGAATTCGACACTAGATATTACTCGCTAGTTGCATCGGCGCGCACTCTTCTTGCTAAGTGTAGTCGTCAGCAACGGCGAACATTATCCATGTCCGAGTCGAGCGAAGGGAGCGAGCGAGCAAACAGGGGTGCCCTTCATGACTTCGTCAGGCTACCAAAAATAAGTTTGCCCATATTTGACGGAGACTTTCAGCACTGGCTCACTTTCAGAGACACGTTTATTTCTCTTATTCATGATAATAACACTATAGGCGATATTAACAAATTCCATTATTTAAAAGCAGCATTAAAAGGCAGTGCCCTAATTATGATAcaaaatttagaatttacatcaaaaaattataaaattgcatGGCAATTGCTATCAAATAGATATGACAATGAAAGACTTTTGATTAATAATCATATCAATGCCATATTGGATTTCACTCCTATACAAAAGGAGTCATGTCATTTCTTAAGGAAATTGATAGACACAATTAGACGCAATCTTTGTGCTTTAAATACCCTAGGTCAACCAACTGATCATTGGGACACACTCATTATACACCTAATGACTAAAAAGTTAGATTCTATCACCTTTCGCGAATGGGAAGAGCATCGCAACACAATTTCAACTTCGCCTACATTAAAACAATTTGTTGACTTTTTAACAAATAGGGCAGATTTACTAGAAACTATACATCAAGATATAAAACAACGACAATCATTAACACAAACTTACTTAAACACACAAAGTACGGAAAGAAAtcaaaatacacaaaatatagaaacaaaatcgaaaaacacattttacagcaataaaacaaaaaatatcgatGATAAAATAATTGCATGTCCCATGTGTAAgcaaaatcattttttatttagctgtCCCGATTTTAGGAATTTAGACGTAGATACACGTATTCTCAAGATGCAAAACTTTACAGTATGCAAAAATTGTCTTAGACCTGGTCACAAAGCCAATTTTTGTAAACTTACACACTGTAAATATTGTGTTAACAAGCACAACACACTCTTACACAAAGACACAGAACAGCACAGCACAGTGGCACTATCTTCCAATATTAATACCATTAACAAGCCCTATATATTGCTTTCCACAGCTTTGGTTAACGTGGTTGGCGCGGACGGAAACCTACACCCTGCCCGCGCTCTTCTCGACAATGGTGCCACTGCGCACTATGTCACACGGCAGCTCTGTGAGAGGCTGGGTTTGGAACGGCGTAACGTAAGCTCCACTGTGACAGGTATCAATAATCAAGTTTCCCATAGTGCAGAGTCTTGTAACTTATCCATTGAGTCATCGTGTGGTGATTATAAACTCAATATAGAATGTTACGTTTTACCTCAAATTACAAATTCTTTGCCTTCTtgtaatatagatatacagtgcATAAAACTTCCGCCTAATATACAACTAGCCGATCCTTCTTTCCACATTTCGTCACCCATAGACATCTTGATGGGTGCAGATGTGTTTTGGGACGTTATATGTTCCAACTTGATAGATTTAGGTAAGCAACGTCCTAAGTTGCAACAAACAAAACTCGGTTGGCTTGTTTCAGgcacttttaataaatacagaAATACAAATACTTCTCCTACTACGTGcttattttctcaaaataatGAGGCCTTATTAACACGATTTTGGGAATTAGAATCAATTAATCCTAAATATAGCTTATCATTAGAAGAGCAAGCCTGTGAGAAGAGCTTCGCAGAGAACACTTGGCGCGATAATGACGGTCGATTTATCGTAACTATACCTTTAAAGGAGTCCCCAGATGTACTCGGCGATTCTTTTCAAAGTGCAAAAAACCGCTTCTTAGCGCTTGAGCGTAGGTTTCAACGCAACCCTATCTTAAAAAAGCGGTATTTAGACTTTATGACTGAATACGAAAACTTAGGTCATATGAGTGACACATCAAAAACTTTAGAACCTAGTAACAAACCTCAAAACCGTTCATACTACTTATTTCACCATGGCATAGTTCGTGAGTCTTCTACTACCACGAAATTAAGGGTGGTCTTCAATGGTTCAAGCCCTTCGTCAAATAACGGTAAAACCTTTAATTCCATTCAGATGGTTGGTCCAGTCGTCCAAGACGatttaatttctattttgttgCGCTTCCGACAGCATAAATACGTAGTGTCGGGAGACATCGAAAAAATGTACAGAGCTATTCTTGTAGAACCCTCTCAACGCTCACTACAGCAAATCTTATTTAGATTTAATCCTAGTGAGAAAATAAGAACATTTACGCTTAACACGGTTACTTACGGTACAGCATCTGCACCGTACCTAGCCACCAAATGCCTAGTTTCGTTGGCAGAACAATGTTTTGATCCTGACGCAAAAACCGCTATTACTCGGGATTTCTATGTAGACGATTTTCTTAGCGGTGGGGATTCCATACAGTCAGTAATTCAACTATGTAAAAATGTTACCAACACCTTACAGTCAGCGCAATTTAGGTTACGTAAATGGCAGTCAAATAATactgaaatattaaattctttaccTAGTGAAAATTTACTTgaacatattaaaatagataaaacttTAAATCTAGACAATTCACCCAGTAAAACACTTGGTCTCCATTGGGATTGCAAtacagataatttattatttacaattattaacctAGATTCCAActcaaaaaaaatgacaaaacgtaaaatattatctcttataagtaaaatttttgatcCCCTTGGACTTTTAGGACCTTGTATTGTGCAAGCAaaaattttaatgcaaaaacTATGGGTTAAAAAATACAGTTGGGATGAAGAAGTTTCAAAAGAAACGCAAaagtcttttttaaattttacatcttCCCTTACTTCTCTCAAGTCACTTCGCATTCCACGGTGGGTTTGTACTAATAACATGTTGTTATTAGAATTGCACACCTTTTCAGATGCTTCAGAGCGCGCTTACGGCGCGTGTGTCTATGTAAGAGTGGTTGACACTAATAGCAAAGTACAAGTTCGTCTTTTAACTTCTAAAAATAAAGTGGCACCTTTAAAGCCTACCACAATCCCTAGGTTAGAGCTTTGTGGTTCGCTCCTTGCCACCAGGCTCCATGCAAAAGTGATATCATcgttatcaattaaaataaataattcctacTTTTGGACCGATTCTACTATCGTGTTGGCATGGCTTAAAATTCAATCgaatcaattaaaaatgtttgttcgGACTCGAGTGGGTGAGATACAAGACAGCACTGCCGGTCACAGATGGTGCTACGTTCCATCTAAAGAGAACCCTGCAGATCTAGTTTCTCGAGGGGTCATAGCTGACAGCATTAATTCTCGTACTTTATGGTGGTCTGGTCCAGATTTTCTAAAGTCTAAGAATATAGAATTTCCGATCATACCAAACACACACTCAGATACACATTCAGAAATCATCTTACATACTACTACACAAAATGATAGCACAAACTTACCAACAAACATACTacataatttcataaatagcaAATCAAATTATACATACTTAATAAGATCATTTGCATATATacaaagatttatttacaattgtagaaatcctaaaaataaacatattaaatcttTATCTACAACAGAGTTACAAAATTCTGAAAATTACTTATTACAATTCGTTCAACAAATAATGTTTGCTGatgaatacatattattaaaagcaaACAGGCCTCTCCCTAAAAATAGTAGGTTAAACTCATTATCACCCTTTATGgactcaaataaattaataagagtTGGTGGTCGTCTTAAAAATTCTTGTTATACATTTGACGTAAAACACCCAATCCTACTATGCAGCAAACATAATTTGACACAAATCATTTTTCAAAAAGAACACATAAGACTTATGCATGCCGGACCTCAGTTACTTTTGTCTCATGTGAGACAAAAATATTGGCCACTGGGGGGGAGGAACCTTGCCAGACGTGTCGTGCATGGTTGTGTACGTTGCTTTAGGTTCAAAGCTAAGCCGTTTCAACCCGTTATGGGTGACTTACCCAAAGATAGAACTAAATTAGAATTTCCTTTTTTACACACTGGTGTTGATTATGCTGGGCCAGTGTTGATAGCCAACCGTAAGGGCAGGGGTGCTAAATTAACAAAAGCTTATATTtgcatttttgtttgttttgcagTAAAAGCATTGCACCTGGAGCTGGTCACGGATCTTACAAAGGAGGCATTCCTTGCAGCGTTCCTGAGATTTATTAGTCGACACGGAAAGCCAATTTCGGTGACGTCAGATAATTCGACGACATTCATAGGAGCTA CAACGCTCCAAGTGGCGGTCTTCTTCAAGTTCTCTCCAGCTCGGCTCTATGGTTCTCGTGAAGGAGAAGAACCAACCACCACTTCTGTGGCAGCTGGGCAGAGTCGTCAAGCTGCATCCAGGCAAGGATGGTGTCAACCGGGTTGCCGACATCAAGACCAGGAAGGGCATCATTCAGAGGGCCTTCAATAA